From the Daucus carota subsp. sativus chromosome 8, DH1 v3.0, whole genome shotgun sequence genome, one window contains:
- the LOC108198629 gene encoding berberine bridge enzyme-like 8, which produces MKIQVCSIFTILLLFLTISSAADPNYTSGQDFVQCLIRSSSTSISKVIYTSQNSTYTSVLKFSINNLRFDTPTTPKPIVIVKPVDESQIQTVIYCCKKHDIQMRIRGGGHDYEGLSYVAQVPFVLLDMINLRSISVDPVKATAWVGAGATLGELYYHIGQKSDTLGFPAGIWSTVGVSGLVSGGGYGTLRRKYGLAADNVLDARLIDANGRILDRKSMGEDLFWAIRGGGASSFGVILSWKLKLVSVPKIVTVFQVERTLEQNATEVLHRWQTVAPRLPKDVEMRVAANPVWKNLPNEPQKTVQDDGSGSLEDSKTVSVNFIGQFLGPKERLLSMMNKRFPELGLVAEACTEVTYIQSILLFSLFSADDSPAGLLNRTAYKIPFKAKSDFVDKPISREGLEGLWKILLQQEPGRTNFLFTSYGGKMAEISESAIPFPHRAGTLYMMYMRVRTDGDTSDSMKWIRGLYKYLTPYVTSSPRAAYVNYNDLDLGVNNLQGTTSYKQASKWGKKYFKNNFDRLVIIKSVVDPDNFFRHEQSIPPFS; this is translated from the coding sequence ATGAAGATTCAAGTTTGTTCGATATTTACAATCCTTCTTTTATTTTTGACCATTTCATCTGCAGCTGATCCCAATTATACTTCTGGCCAAGACTTTGTTCAATGTCTTATCCGATCGAGTTCAACCTCCATATCCAAAGTTATTTACACCTCACAAAACTCTACTTACACCTCTGTCTTGAAGTTCTCCATCAACAACCTCCGCTTTGATACTCCGACGACTCCTAAACCTATTGTTATTGTCAAACCTGTGGACGAGTCGCAAATTCAAACTGTCATTTACTGTTGCAAGAAACATGACATTCAAATGAGGATTCGAGGCGGAGGACATGACTACGAAGGTCTCTCGTATGTAGCCCAAGTCCCGTTTGTGTTACTTGATATGATTAATCTCCGTTCTATCAGTGTTGACCCTGTAAAGGCAACGGCATGGGTTGGAGCTGGTGCAACGCTTGGAGAGCTGTATTATCATATTGGTCAGAAGAGCGATACCCTTGGATTTCCTGCCGGAATATGGTCCACAGTAGGTGTAAGCGGACTCGTCAGTGGTGGGGGATATGGTACATTGAGACGCAAGTATGGCCTCGCTGCTGATAACGTGCTCGATGCACGCTTGATTGATGCCAACGGCAGAATTCTTGATAGAAAATCAATGGGAGAAGATTTGTTTTGGGCCATCAGAGGAGGTGGCGCTTCTAGTTTCGGTGTCATTCTTTCCTGGAAACTGAAGCTGGTTTCTGTTCCAAAAATTGTCACCGTCTTCCAAGTTGAAAGAACTTTAGAGCAGAATGCAACTGAAGTGCTTCACCGTTGGCAAACCGTAGCCCCGAGGCTTCCCAAAGATGTTGAAATGCGAGTTGCAGCCAACCCAGTCTGGAAGAATTTGCCTAATGAACCGCAGAAAACTGTACAGGACGATGGTTCTGGAAGTTTGGAAGATAGTAAAACCGTGAGCGTGAATTTTATAGGACAGTTTCTTGGACCAAAAGAAAGACTACTTTCAATGATGAACAAAAGGTTCCCCGAGTTAGGATTGGTGGCAGAAGCATGCACTGAAGTTACCTATATTCAATCCATACTCTTGTTTTCTCTTTTCTCAGCCGATGATTCTCCTGCTGGTCTGTTGAACCGAACAGCCTATAAAATTCCTTTTAAAGCCAAATCAGACTTCGTGGACAAGCCCATATCAAGGGAAGGGCTTGAGGGGTTGTGGAAAATCCTTCTCCAGCAAGAGCCTGGAAGAACGAATTTTCTCTTCACATCGTATGGTGGAAAGATGGCCGAAATATCAGAATCTGCAATTCCATTCCCTCACAGAGCAGGAACCCTGTACATGATGTACATGAGAGTGCGGACTGATGGAGACACATCCGATTCCATGAAGTGGATCAGAGGCTTGTACAAGTACTTGACTCCTTACGTTACCAGCTCTCCCAGAGCTGCATACGTAAATTACAATGATCTAGACTTGGGAGTGAACAATCTTCAAGGCACTACCAGCTACAAGCAGGCAAGTAAATGGGGCAAGAAATACTTCAAGAATAACTTTGATCGGCTGGTTATAATCAAGTCAGTTGTTGATCCTGATAATTTCTTCAGGCATGAACAGAGTATTCCTCCATTCTCTTAA
- the LOC108198826 gene encoding berberine bridge enzyme-like 8, with protein sequence MKSPQVCSILQSIFFVLLFFTISSAADRTSGQDFVQCLIRSSSTSISKAIYTSQNSTYTSVLKFSINNLRFDTPATPKPIVIVKPEDESQIQTVIYCSKKHDIQMRIRGGGHDYEGLSYVAQVPFVLLDMINLRSINVDPVKATAWVGAGATLGELYYYIGQKSDTLGFPAGIWSTVGVSGLVSGGGYGTLRRKYGLAADNVLDARLIDANGRILDRKSMGEDLFWAIRGGGASSFGVILSWKLKLVSVPKIVTVFEVERTLEQNATEVLHRWQTVAPRLPKDVEMRVAANTVWKNLPNEPQKTVQDDGSGSLEDSKTVSVNFIGQFLGRKEGLLSMMNKRFPELGLEAEACTELTYIQSILTFSLFPADASPTGLLNRTAYKIPFKAKSDFVDKPISREGLEGLWKILLQQDPGRTNFLFTSYGGKMAEISESAIPFPHRAGTLYMMYMRVQTDGDTSNSMMWIRGLYKYLTPYVTSSPRAAYVNYNDLDLGVNNLQGPTSYKQASRWGKKYFKDNFNRLVRIKSVVDPGNFFRHEQSIPPFS encoded by the coding sequence ATGAAGAGTCCTCAAGTTTGTTCCATTCTGCAGTCGATCTTCtttgttcttttatttttcaCCATCTCATCAGCAGCTGATCGTACTTCTGGCCAAGACTTTGTTCAATGTCTTATCCGGTCGAGTTCAACCTCCATATCCAAAGCTATTTACACATCACAAAACTCTACCTACACTTCTGTCTTGAAATTCTCCATTAATAACCTCAGGTTTGACACTCCGGCGACTCCTAAACCTATTGTTATTGTCAAACCTGAGGACGAGTCGCAGATCCAAACTGTCATTTATTGTTCCAAGAAACATGACATTCAGATGAGGATTCGAGGGGGAGGGCATGACTACGAAGGTCTCTCGTACGTAGCCCAAGTCCCGTTTGTGTTACTTGATATGATTAATCTTCGTTCTATCAATGTTGACCCTGTAAAAGCAACGGCATGGGTTGGAGCTGGTGCAACGCTTGGAGAgctgtattattatattggtcagAAGAGCGATACCCTTGGATTTCCTGCAGGGATATGGTCAACAGTAGGTGTAAGCGGACTCGTCAGTGGTGGTGGATATGGCACATTGAGACGCAAGTATGGCCTTGCTGCTGATAACGTGCTCGATGCACGCTTGATTGATGCCAACGGCAGAATTCTTGACAGAAAATCAATGGGAGAAGATTTGTTTTGGGCCATCAGAGGAGGCGGAGCTTCTAGTTTTGGAGTCATTCTTTCCTGGAAACTGAAGCTAGTTTCTGTTCCAAAAATTGTCACCGTCTTCGAAGTTGAAAGAACTTTGGAGCAGAATGCAACTGAAGTGCTTCACCGTTGGCAAACTGTAGCCCCGAGGCTTCCCAAAGATGTTGAAATGCGAGTGGCTGCCAACACAGTGTGGAAGAATCTGCCTAATGAACCGCAGAAAACTGTACAGGACGATGGTTCTGGCAGTTTGGAAGATAGTAAAACGGTGAGCGTGAATTTTATAGGACAGTTTCTTGGACGGAAAGAAGGACTACTGTCGATGATGAACAAGAGGTTCCCAGAGTTGGGATTGGAGGCAGAAGCCTGCACTGAACTTACCTATATTCAATCTATACTCACGTTTTCTCTATTCCCAGCCGATGCTTCTCCTACTGGTTTGTTGAACAGGACTGCCTATAAAATTCCTTTTAAAGCCAAATCAGACTTCGTGGACAAGCCCATATCGAGGGAAGGGCTTGAGGGGTTGTGGAAAATCCTTCTTCAGCAAGATCCTGGAAGAACGAATTTCCTATTCACCTCGTATGGTGGAAAGATGGCCGAAATATCAGAATCTGCAATTCCATTCCCTCACAGAGCAGGAACCCTGTACATGATGTACATGAGAGTGCAGACGGATGGAGACACGTCGAATTCCATGATGTGGATCAGAGGCTTGTACAAGTACTTGACTCCTTACGTTACCAGCTCTCCCAGAGCTGCATACGTCAATTACAATGATCTAGACTTGGGAGTGAACAATCTTCAAGGCCCTACCAGCTACAAGCAGGCCAGTAGATGGGGAAAGAAATACTTCAAGGATAACTTCAATCGGCTTGTTAGAATCAAGTCCGTAGTTGATCCTGGTAACTTCTTCAGGCATGAGCAGAGTATTCCTCCTTTCTCATGA
- the LOC108197770 gene encoding berberine bridge enzyme-like 8 produces the protein MKIQVCSIFTILLLFLTISSAADPNYTSGQDFVQCLIRSSSTSISKVIYTSQNSTYTSVLKFSINNLRFDTPTTPKPIVIVKPVDESQIQTVIYCCKKHDIQMRIRGGGHDYEGLSYVAQVPFVLLDMINLRSISVDPVKATAWVGAGATLGELYYHIGQKSDTLGFPAGIWSTVGVSGLVSGGGYGTLRRKYGLAADNVLDARLIDANGRILDRKSMGEDLFWAIRGGGASSFGVILSWKLKLVSVPKIVTVFQVERTLEQNATEVLHRWQTVAPRLPKDVEMRVAANPVWKNLPNEPQKTVQDDGSGSLEDSKTVSVNFIGQFLGPKERLLSMMNKRFPELGLVAEACTEVTYIQSILLFSLFSADDSPAGLLNRTAYKIPFKAKSDFVDKPISREGLEGLWKILLQQEPGRTNFLFTSYGGKMAEISESAIPFPHRAGTLYMMYMRVRTDGDTSDSMKWIRGLYKYLTPYVTSSPRAAYVNYNDLDLGVNNLQGTTSYKQASKWGKKYFKNNFDRLVIIKSVVDPDNFFRHEQSIPPFS, from the coding sequence ATGAAGATTCAAGTTTGTTCGATATTTACAATCCTTCTTTTATTTTTGACCATTTCATCTGCAGCTGATCCCAATTATACTTCTGGCCAAGACTTTGTTCAATGTCTTATCCGATCGAGTTCAACCTCCATATCCAAAGTTATTTACACCTCACAAAACTCTACTTACACCTCTGTCTTGAAGTTCTCCATCAACAACCTCCGCTTTGATACTCCGACGACTCCTAAACCTATTGTTATTGTCAAACCTGTGGACGAGTCGCAAATTCAAACTGTCATTTACTGTTGCAAGAAACATGACATTCAAATGAGGATTCGAGGCGGAGGACATGACTACGAAGGTCTCTCGTATGTAGCCCAAGTCCCGTTTGTGTTACTTGATATGATTAATCTCCGTTCTATCAGTGTTGACCCTGTAAAGGCAACGGCATGGGTTGGAGCTGGTGCAACGCTTGGAGAGCTGTATTATCATATTGGTCAGAAGAGCGATACCCTTGGATTTCCTGCCGGAATATGGTCCACAGTAGGTGTAAGCGGACTCGTCAGTGGTGGGGGATATGGTACATTGAGACGCAAGTATGGCCTCGCTGCTGATAACGTGCTCGATGCACGCTTGATTGATGCCAACGGCAGAATTCTTGATAGAAAATCAATGGGAGAAGATTTGTTTTGGGCCATCAGAGGAGGTGGCGCTTCTAGTTTCGGTGTCATTCTTTCCTGGAAACTGAAGCTGGTTTCTGTTCCAAAAATTGTCACCGTCTTCCAAGTTGAAAGAACTTTAGAGCAGAATGCAACTGAAGTGCTTCACCGTTGGCAAACCGTAGCCCCGAGGCTTCCCAAAGATGTTGAAATGCGAGTTGCAGCCAACCCAGTCTGGAAGAATTTGCCTAATGAACCGCAGAAAACTGTACAGGACGATGGTTCTGGAAGTTTGGAAGATAGTAAAACCGTGAGCGTGAATTTTATAGGACAGTTTCTTGGACCAAAAGAAAGACTACTTTCAATGATGAACAAAAGGTTCCCCGAGTTAGGATTGGTGGCAGAAGCATGCACTGAAGTTACCTATATTCAATCCATACTCTTGTTTTCTCTTTTCTCAGCCGATGATTCTCCTGCTGGTCTGTTGAACCGAACAGCCTATAAAATTCCTTTTAAAGCCAAATCAGACTTCGTGGACAAGCCCATATCAAGGGAAGGGCTTGAGGGGTTGTGGAAAATCCTTCTCCAGCAAGAGCCTGGAAGAACGAATTTTCTCTTCACATCGTATGGTGGAAAGATGGCCGAAATATCAGAATCTGCAATTCCATTCCCTCACAGAGCAGGAACCCTGTACATGATGTACATGAGAGTGCGGACTGATGGAGACACATCCGATTCCATGAAGTGGATCAGAGGCTTGTACAAGTACTTGACTCCTTACGTTACCAGCTCTCCCAGAGCTGCATACGTAAATTACAATGATCTAGACTTGGGAGTGAACAATCTTCAAGGCACTACCAGCTACAAGCAGGCAAGTAAATGGGGCAAGAAATACTTCAAGAATAACTTTGATCGGCTGGTTATAATCAAGTCAGTTGTTGATCCTGATAATTTCTTCAGGCA